In Ciconia boyciana chromosome 12, ASM3463844v1, whole genome shotgun sequence, a genomic segment contains:
- the SLITRK2 gene encoding SLIT and NTRK-like protein 2 encodes MLKGVWLLSLLTVAGISQTESRKPAKDICSKSRCPCEEKENVLNINCENKGFTTVSLLLPPPSKIYQLFLNGNALTRLFPNEFVNYSNAVTLHLGNNDMQEIRTGAFSGLRTLKRLHLNNNKLEVLKEDTFLGLESLEYLQADYNYISAIEAGAFSKLNKLKVLILNDNLLLSLPSNVFRFVLLTHLDLRGNRLKMMPFAGVLEHIGGIMEIQLEENPWNCTCDLLPLKAWLDTITVFVGEIVCETPFRLHGKDVTQLTRQDLCPRKSSSDSNQREKHPVLSDPHILRLLPTTNSAINPTRAPKASRPPKTRNRPTPRVTVSKDRQIFGPIMVYQTKSPVPITCPAGCICTSQSSDNGLNVNCQEKKISNISDLHPRPTSPKKLYLTSNYLQVIYRTDLVEYSSLDLLHLGNNRIAVIQEGAFTNLTSLRRLYLNGNYLEILYPSMFDGLHSLQYLYLEYNVIKEILPHTFDALSNLHLLFLNNNLLRSLPDNVFGGTSLTRLNLRNNHFSHLPVRGVLDQLSALIQIDLQENPWDCTCDILGLRNWIEQVTDQNNQQSNPPVVINEVICESPTKHSGEHLKFLSKEAICPENPNLSDSSLLSMNQNTDTPHLPGVSPSSYPEIHTEVPLSVLILGLLVVFILSVCFGAGLFVFVLKRRKGVQSMPSSTNNLDISSFQLQYGSYNTETHDKTEGHVYNYIPPPVGQMCQNPIYMQKEGDPVAYYRNLHEFSYSNLDHKKEDPTSLAFTISAAELLEKQSSPREPELLYQNIAERVKELPTGGLVHYNFCTLPKRQFAPSYESRRQNQDRINKTVLYGTPRKYFAEQSKPEHPLLQGKLQTEPDYLEVLEKQTAISQL; translated from the coding sequence ATGCTGAAGGGTGTTTGGTTGCTCAGTTTGTTAACAGTGGCTGGGATCTCACAGACAGAGAGTCGCAAACCTGCCAAAGACATTTGCAGCAAGAGCCGCTGCCCTTGCGAGGAGAAGGAGAACGTGCTGAACATTAATTGTGAAAATAAAGGATTTACAACCGtcagcctcctcctgccgcCACCGTCCAAGATCTACCAGCTGTTTCTCAACGGGAATGCACTGACCCGCCTGTTCCCCAATGAGTTTGTCAACTACTCCAACGCCGTGACCCTCCACTTGGGCAACAACGACATGCAGGAGATCCGCACAGGGGCCTTCAGCGGCCTCCGCACCCTCAAGAGGCTGCACCTGAATAATAACAAGCTGGAAGTGCTGAAGGAGGACACGTTCCTGGGCTTGGAGAGTCTGGAGTACCTGCAGGCCGATTACAATTACATCAGTGCCATTGAGGCGGGGGCCTTCAGCAAGCTAAACAAGCTCAAGGTGCTGATTCTCAATGACAacctcctgctctccctgcccagcaATGTCTTCCGCTTTGTGCTCCTCACTCACCTGGACCTCCGGGGGAACCGACTGAAGATGATGCCTTTTGCTGGTGTGCTGGAGCACATTGGAGGCATCATGGAAATCCAGCTGGAGGAAAACCCTTGGAACTGCACCTGCGACTTGCTGCCACTGAAGGCCTGGCTGGACACCATCACCGTGTTCGTGGGCGAGATAGTCTGCGAAACCCCCTTCAGGCTTCATGGGAAAGATGTGACCCAGCTCACCAGGCAAGATCTCTGCCCTAGGAAAAGCTCCAGTGATTcaaaccagagagaaaaacaccCTGTCCTTTCAGACCCACACATCTTGAGGCTATTGCCCACAACCAACTCTGCAATCAATCCCACCAGAGCCCCAAAAGCCAGCCGGCCACCCAAAACCAGGAACCGCCCCACACCCCGTGTCACTGTGTCGAAAGACAGACAAATATTCGGACCTATCATGGTTTACCAGACAAAATCTCCTGTGCCCATCACCTGCCCAGCTGGCTGCATCTGTACTTCGCAGAGCTCAGACAACGGCTTAAATGTGAACTGCCAAGAGAAAAAGATAAGTAACATCTCTGATCTCCACCCTAGGCCGACCAGTCCAAAGAAACTTTACCTTACCAGTAACTATCTGCAAGTCATTTATAGAACTGATCTCGTAGAGTACAGCTCTCTGGATTTGTTACATCTAGGAAATAACAGAATTGCAGTGATACAAGAAGGTGCCTTTACAAACCTCACAAGTTTACGTAGACTTTATCTTAATGGCAACTACCTGGAAATTCTGTACCCATCTATGTTCGACGGGCTGCACAGCCTGCAATATCTCTACCTAGAGTACAATGTCATTAAGGAGATCCTGCCACACACCTTTGATGCTCTGAGTAATCTTCATCTGTTATTTCTCAATAACAACCTGCTCAGATCCTTGCCTGACAATGTCTTTGGTGGCACTTCCCTCACCAGACTCAACCTCAGAAACAACCATTTCTCACACCTGCCTGTGAGAGGAGTCTTGGACCAGCTCTCAGCTCTAATTCAGATAGACCTCCAGGAGAACCCTTGGGACTGCACATGTGACATCCTGGGGCTGAGGAACTGGATAGAGCAAGTCACTGACCAGAACAATCAGCAGTCAAATCCCCCTGTAGTTATCAACGAAGTCATATGTGAGTCTCCCACCAAGCACTCTGGAGAACATCTGAAATTCCTGAGCAAAGAAGCCATCTGCCCAGAGAACCCCAACTTGTCAgattcttctcttctctccatgaATCAGAACACAGATACGCCCCATCTCCCTGGTGTCTCACCCAGCTCCTACCCAGAAATACACACTGAAGTTCCGCTGTCTGTCTTAATTTTAGGCTTGCtggttgtgtttattttgtcaGTCTGTTTTGGGGCAGGCCTGTTTGTCTTTGTCCTTAAGCGCCGGAAGGGGGTGCAAAGCATGCCCAGCAGCACAAACAACTTAGATATAAGTTCATTTCAGCTCCAGTATGGGTCTTACAACACTGAGACCCATGATAAAACTGAAGGACATGTTTACAACTACATTCCCCCTCCTGTTGGACAGATGTGCCAAAACCCAATCTACATGCAAAAGGAAGGGGATCCAGTTGCCTATTACAGGAATCTCCATGAGTTTAGCTATAGCAATCTTGACCACAAAAAGGAAGACCCCACCAGTCTTGCATTTACAATCAGTGCAGCTGAATTACTGGAAAAGCAATCGTCACCAAGGGAACCAGAGCTTCTGTatcaaaatattgcagaaaGGGTCAAGGAACTCCCCACTGGAGGATTAGTTCATTATAACTTTTGCACCTTACCCAAAAGGCAGTTTGCCCCTTCATATGAATCAAGAcgccaaaaccaggacaggataaataaaactgttttatatGGAACTCccaggaaatattttgcagaacagTCTAAACCCGAGCATCCTTTACTCCAAGGAAAGCTACAAACAGAACCAGACTACCTCGAagttctggaaaaacaaactgcaatCAGTCAGCTGTGA